One stretch of Clavibacter michiganensis DNA includes these proteins:
- a CDS encoding bifunctional 3'-5' exonuclease/DNA polymerase, producing the protein MHILAARTPSGVRLVDLDANGTVTATRDVASAEWPAVAAARERADPAPRWVWDDTAVWARALIAGGVRVARCHDLRLCHAILRLSTQTADSPLARMPAGPWDRAAPSEREPSTSATLFDDLDAPEASSPDELVAELRLQLEAVAGSAEPGRLRLLLAAESAGALVAAEMSADGLPWDTAVHDALLIDLLGGRPAHGGAPPALLRLAARIRELLAAPDLNVDSPPDVLRALRRAGIDATSTRQWELQEIDHPVIAPLLEHKKLSRLLTANGWTWMETWIRDGRFHPEYVPGGVVTGRWAASGGGALQLPRQIRSAVRADPGWRLVVADAAQLEPRVLAALAEDRAMADAGRGTDLYQGLVDTGVVDTRAHAKVAMLGAMYGATSGESGRLMPRLVRAYPRATGYVERAARAGESGGIVSTRLGRSSPPPADAWVDVQQIGRAGEASATDAARARTSARDQGRFTRNFVVQGSAAEWALCWLAGLRRRLAAMERPGSRPHLVFFLHDEVMVHAPDDRVDEVRLAVAEAAAEAGRLLFGDAPVDFPVTIAVVDDYAQAK; encoded by the coding sequence ATGCACATCCTGGCCGCGCGGACGCCCTCCGGCGTGCGGCTGGTCGACCTCGACGCGAACGGCACCGTCACGGCCACGCGCGACGTCGCGTCCGCCGAGTGGCCAGCCGTCGCCGCCGCCCGCGAGCGGGCCGACCCCGCGCCACGCTGGGTCTGGGACGACACCGCTGTCTGGGCGCGCGCGCTGATCGCCGGAGGCGTCCGCGTCGCCCGCTGCCACGATCTCCGTCTCTGCCACGCGATCCTGCGGCTGTCCACGCAGACCGCCGACAGCCCGCTGGCCCGGATGCCCGCCGGGCCCTGGGACCGGGCCGCCCCGTCGGAGCGCGAGCCCTCGACGTCCGCGACGCTCTTCGACGACCTCGACGCACCCGAGGCCAGCTCGCCCGACGAGCTGGTCGCCGAGCTCCGCCTCCAGCTCGAGGCGGTCGCGGGCAGCGCCGAACCCGGCCGCCTGCGCCTCCTCCTCGCCGCGGAGTCGGCGGGCGCCCTCGTCGCCGCGGAGATGTCCGCCGACGGGCTGCCGTGGGACACGGCCGTCCACGACGCGCTCCTGATCGACCTGCTCGGCGGTCGGCCCGCGCACGGCGGCGCGCCTCCCGCGCTGCTGCGGCTCGCCGCGCGGATCCGGGAGCTCCTCGCCGCCCCCGACCTCAACGTCGACAGCCCGCCTGACGTGCTGCGGGCGCTCCGTCGTGCCGGCATCGACGCCACCAGCACCCGGCAGTGGGAGCTGCAGGAGATCGACCACCCCGTCATCGCGCCGCTGCTGGAGCACAAGAAGCTGTCCCGCCTCCTCACCGCGAACGGGTGGACGTGGATGGAGACATGGATCCGCGACGGCCGCTTCCACCCCGAGTACGTCCCCGGCGGCGTGGTCACCGGACGCTGGGCCGCCAGCGGAGGGGGCGCGCTGCAGCTGCCCCGCCAGATCCGCTCCGCCGTCCGCGCGGATCCCGGCTGGCGGCTCGTCGTCGCCGATGCCGCGCAGCTCGAGCCGCGCGTGCTCGCCGCGCTGGCGGAGGACCGCGCCATGGCCGACGCGGGTCGCGGCACCGACCTGTACCAGGGACTCGTCGACACCGGCGTCGTCGACACCCGCGCCCACGCCAAGGTCGCGATGCTCGGTGCCATGTACGGCGCCACCTCCGGGGAGAGCGGGCGCCTGATGCCGCGGCTCGTCCGGGCGTACCCGCGGGCCACCGGCTACGTGGAGCGCGCGGCGCGGGCGGGGGAGAGCGGGGGGATCGTGAGCACGCGGCTCGGGCGGTCGTCCCCACCGCCCGCCGACGCGTGGGTGGACGTGCAGCAGATCGGACGCGCGGGCGAGGCGTCCGCGACGGACGCCGCCCGCGCCCGCACGTCCGCCCGCGACCAGGGTCGATTCACCCGGAACTTCGTCGTCCAGGGCAGCGCCGCGGAGTGGGCGCTCTGCTGGCTCGCCGGACTCCGGCGCCGCCTCGCCGCGATGGAGCGGCCCGGATCCCGCCCGCACCTCGTCTTCTTCCTGCACGACGAGGTCATGGTGCACGCACCCGACGACCGCGTCGACGAGGTGCGCCTGGCCGTGGCCGAGGCCGCCGCGGAGGCCGGCCGCCTGCTGTTCGGCGACGCGCCCGTGGACTTCCCCGTCACGATCGCGGTCGTCGACGACTACGCGCAGGCCAAGTGA
- a CDS encoding cold-shock protein, giving the protein MATGTVKWFNAEKGFGFIAPDNGTADVFAHYSAIATGGYKSLDENQKVEFEVAQGPKGPQAENIRPL; this is encoded by the coding sequence ATGGCAACAGGCACCGTCAAGTGGTTCAACGCTGAAAAGGGCTTCGGCTTCATCGCTCCCGACAACGGAACCGCGGATGTGTTCGCTCACTACTCCGCGATCGCGACGGGCGGCTACAAGTCGCTCGACGAGAACCAGAAGGTCGAGTTCGAGGTCGCCCAGGGCCCCAAGGGTCCCCAGGCTGAGAACATCCGCCCGCTCTAA
- a CDS encoding beta-ketoacyl-[acyl-carrier-protein] synthase family protein — protein sequence MTTPKKIVVTGIGATSPLGGTAEDTWQALLRGESGIRTLEQDWVAKWEIPVTFAGQAKVPSSEVMQRIETKRLDPSSQFALTAAREAWADAGSPEVDPLRFAVDWATGIGGVWTLLDAWDTLREKGPRRVLPMTVPMLMPNGPAAAVGMDLGARAGIQTVVSACASSTESIASAYEHLQAGRADIIVAGGSEASIHPLPIASFAAMQALSKRNDDPQRASRPYDIARDGFVLGEGGAALVLETEEHAKARGARIYAELVGGAVTSDAFHITAPDPEGTAAARAMIQSIEGAGYSRSDVSHINVHATSTPVGDIAEYKALERVFGDAVHGIPVSATKASTGHLLGGAGAIEAVFTVKALAERTAPPTINLTEQDPDILLDVVTSPRSLGDGDLLAISNSFGFGGHNAVIAFRSV from the coding sequence ATGACCACCCCCAAGAAGATCGTCGTCACCGGCATCGGCGCGACGTCTCCGCTCGGCGGCACCGCCGAGGACACCTGGCAGGCGCTCCTGCGCGGCGAGTCGGGCATCCGCACCCTCGAGCAGGACTGGGTCGCCAAGTGGGAGATCCCCGTCACCTTCGCCGGCCAGGCCAAGGTGCCGTCGTCCGAGGTCATGCAGCGCATCGAGACCAAGCGCCTCGATCCGTCGAGCCAGTTCGCCCTGACGGCCGCGCGTGAGGCGTGGGCCGACGCCGGGTCGCCCGAGGTCGACCCGTTGCGCTTCGCGGTCGACTGGGCGACGGGCATCGGCGGCGTGTGGACGCTGCTCGACGCCTGGGACACCCTCCGCGAGAAGGGCCCCCGCCGGGTCCTCCCGATGACCGTGCCCATGCTCATGCCCAACGGCCCCGCGGCCGCGGTCGGCATGGACCTCGGCGCGCGCGCGGGCATCCAGACCGTGGTCTCCGCCTGCGCCTCCAGCACCGAGTCCATCGCCAGCGCCTACGAGCACCTCCAGGCGGGTCGAGCGGACATCATCGTGGCCGGCGGATCCGAGGCCTCCATCCACCCGCTCCCCATCGCCTCGTTCGCCGCGATGCAGGCGCTCTCCAAGCGGAACGACGACCCCCAGCGCGCGTCGCGTCCGTACGACATCGCGCGCGACGGCTTCGTGCTCGGTGAAGGCGGCGCCGCCCTCGTCCTCGAGACAGAGGAGCACGCGAAGGCCCGCGGCGCCCGCATCTACGCCGAGCTCGTGGGCGGCGCGGTCACGAGCGACGCGTTCCACATCACGGCCCCGGATCCCGAGGGCACGGCCGCCGCGCGCGCCATGATCCAGAGCATCGAGGGCGCCGGCTACTCGCGTTCCGACGTCTCGCACATCAACGTGCACGCGACGAGCACGCCCGTCGGCGACATCGCCGAGTACAAGGCCCTCGAGCGCGTCTTCGGCGACGCGGTGCACGGCATCCCCGTGAGCGCCACGAAGGCGTCCACGGGCCACCTCCTCGGCGGCGCGGGTGCCATCGAGGCCGTCTTCACCGTGAAGGCGCTGGCGGAGCGCACCGCTCCCCCGACGATCAACCTCACGGAGCAGGACCCCGACATCCTCCTGGACGTCGTCACGTCGCCGCGGTCGCTGGGCGACGGCGACCTGCTCGCCATCAGCAACTCGTTCGGCTTCGGCGGGCACAACGCGGTCATCGCGTTCCGCAGCGTCTAG
- a CDS encoding PucR family transcriptional regulator, with product MTPSDRHDTDVETGETKAETLTWLRSLSGELASATLKRLEDTLPWYGEMPPGRRSAVGLVAQAGITSFIHWYDDPDSTPWIAADVFGAAPRELLRSVSLQQTLQLIRVTVEVVEDRVRDRHRTVRDAILLYSREIAFAAADVYARAAEARGLWDARLEALVVDSILSGEYDDELPSRIAALGWHGHGEVSVLVGTAPAVLDVDQLRRTARHLEADVLIGVQGSRLVLVIGRASPAVVDPEAAAAETPPVSFLEIATQLEPGFGSGHLVLGHEVPSLVEASRSARAALAGFAVARSWRNAPRPTLADDLLPERALAGDPLARSTLINRIYKPLQAHSTELLATLWCYLDTGRSLEATARELFVHPNTVRYRLKRVSDVIGWDATGAREALILQAALIIGSIAEAGTTVPKQQGSGRARPKRQAAR from the coding sequence GTGACACCGAGCGACCGGCACGACACCGACGTGGAGACCGGGGAGACGAAGGCGGAGACGCTGACGTGGCTCCGGTCCCTGTCGGGCGAGCTCGCGAGCGCGACGCTCAAGCGGCTGGAGGACACGCTGCCCTGGTACGGCGAGATGCCGCCCGGGCGGCGGTCCGCCGTGGGGCTGGTCGCGCAGGCCGGCATCACCTCCTTCATCCACTGGTACGACGACCCTGACTCCACGCCGTGGATCGCCGCGGACGTCTTCGGCGCCGCGCCCCGCGAGCTCCTCCGCTCGGTGAGCCTGCAGCAGACGCTGCAGCTCATCCGCGTCACGGTGGAGGTCGTCGAGGACCGGGTCCGCGACCGGCACCGCACGGTGCGGGACGCGATCCTGCTGTACTCGCGGGAGATCGCGTTCGCCGCGGCAGACGTGTACGCGCGCGCCGCGGAGGCCCGCGGCCTCTGGGACGCCCGGCTCGAGGCGCTCGTCGTCGACAGCATCCTCTCCGGCGAGTACGACGACGAGCTCCCGTCGCGGATCGCCGCGCTCGGCTGGCACGGGCACGGCGAGGTCTCCGTGCTCGTGGGCACGGCTCCCGCGGTGCTCGACGTCGATCAGCTGCGTCGCACGGCGCGGCACCTCGAGGCCGACGTGCTCATCGGCGTCCAGGGCAGCCGGCTGGTCCTCGTCATCGGACGCGCGTCCCCCGCGGTCGTGGATCCGGAGGCCGCCGCGGCGGAGACGCCTCCCGTGTCGTTCCTCGAGATCGCGACGCAGCTCGAGCCCGGTTTCGGATCCGGGCACCTGGTGCTCGGCCACGAGGTGCCGAGCCTGGTGGAGGCGTCGCGGAGCGCGCGGGCGGCACTCGCCGGGTTCGCCGTCGCCCGGTCGTGGCGGAACGCGCCCCGGCCCACGCTCGCCGACGACCTCCTCCCCGAGCGCGCCCTCGCCGGCGACCCGCTCGCCAGGTCCACCCTCATCAACCGGATCTACAAGCCGCTGCAGGCGCATTCGACCGAGCTGCTCGCGACGCTGTGGTGCTACCTCGACACCGGCCGCTCGCTCGAGGCGACCGCGCGGGAGCTGTTCGTGCACCCCAACACGGTGCGCTACCGGCTCAAGCGCGTCTCCGACGTCATCGGGTGGGACGCCACGGGCGCCCGCGAGGCGCTCATCCTCCAGGCGGCTCTCATCATCGGCAGCATCGCGGAGGCCGGCACCACGGTCCCCAAGCAGCAGGGCTCCGGTCGCGCGCGACCCAAGCGCCAGGCGGCGCGGTGA
- a CDS encoding PadR family transcriptional regulator yields MSVRHALLAVLTEGTCYGYQLRTEFSRRTGTAAPLNVGQIYNTLDRLERDGLVVKGAMDDAGHVPYTITEAGTAEVRAWLAASVGVVGARDELVVKVTLALSLPDADAREVVRIQREGSLAEAAVLARARERLEAEAGEPALARILSVEAQETQVHARLAWLDAAERRIGDARATGARPAGLAAAPRRGRPSRAPGGSAA; encoded by the coding sequence ATGTCGGTGCGGCACGCGCTCCTCGCGGTCCTCACCGAGGGCACGTGCTACGGCTACCAGCTCCGGACGGAGTTCTCGCGGCGCACGGGCACCGCGGCGCCGCTCAACGTCGGCCAGATCTACAACACGCTGGATCGGCTCGAGCGCGATGGGCTCGTCGTGAAGGGCGCCATGGACGACGCGGGGCACGTGCCCTACACGATCACCGAGGCCGGTACGGCGGAGGTCCGCGCCTGGCTCGCGGCGAGCGTCGGCGTCGTCGGCGCGCGCGACGAGCTGGTGGTGAAGGTCACGCTGGCGCTGTCGCTCCCCGACGCGGACGCGCGTGAGGTCGTGCGGATCCAGCGCGAGGGATCGCTCGCCGAGGCGGCCGTGCTCGCCCGGGCCCGAGAGCGGCTCGAGGCGGAGGCCGGGGAGCCGGCGCTCGCGCGGATCCTGTCCGTGGAGGCCCAGGAGACCCAGGTGCACGCGCGGTTGGCGTGGCTCGACGCGGCCGAGCGGCGTATCGGCGACGCGCGCGCGACGGGCGCGCGACCCGCGGGGCTCGCCGCGGCTCCCCGTCGGGGGCGGCCCTCGCGAGCTCCGGGCGGATCCGCCGCCTGA
- a CDS encoding acyl carrier protein, whose protein sequence is MALSTEEVLAGLAELVNDETGIATDTVEMDKSFTDDLDIDSISMMTIVVNAEEKFDVKIPDEEVKNLKTVGDAVTFITNAQS, encoded by the coding sequence ATGGCACTGTCCACCGAAGAAGTCCTGGCCGGCCTGGCCGAGCTCGTCAACGACGAGACCGGGATCGCCACCGACACCGTCGAGATGGACAAGTCGTTCACCGACGACCTGGACATCGACTCGATCTCGATGATGACGATCGTCGTCAACGCCGAGGAGAAGTTCGACGTCAAGATCCCGGACGAGGAAGTTAAGAACCTCAAGACCGTCGGCGACGCGGTCACGTTCATCACCAACGCGCAGTCCTGA
- a CDS encoding ACP S-malonyltransferase — MIIVVCPGQGSQKPGFLSSWLEHPEHARRLGELGDAAGLDLVTHGTTSDADTIRDTAVAQPLIVAAGIVALHALLADGRDAYVAGIAGHSVGEITAAAGAGILTDDEAMRVVRTRGDAMAEAAAITSTGMSAVVGGDQDAVLARLAELDLEPANFNGGGQIVVAGAPDALVALQAEPLRGTRVIPLQVAGAFHTHHMAPAVDALRAAVAPLAPRDPRFPVWTNRDGSRVESGAAYLDLIVGQVASPVRWDLCMESFAAAGVTGLIEVAPAGALTGLAKRGLKGLPTLALSTPDDLPAAIDMLDAHA, encoded by the coding sequence ATGATCATCGTCGTCTGCCCGGGGCAGGGCTCCCAGAAGCCCGGCTTCCTCTCCTCCTGGCTCGAGCACCCCGAGCACGCGCGGCGATTGGGTGAGCTGGGCGACGCGGCGGGCCTCGACCTCGTCACGCACGGCACCACGTCCGACGCCGACACCATCCGCGACACCGCCGTCGCGCAGCCGCTCATCGTGGCCGCCGGCATCGTCGCCCTGCACGCGCTCCTCGCCGACGGCCGTGACGCGTACGTCGCCGGCATCGCGGGCCACTCGGTCGGCGAGATCACGGCGGCAGCGGGGGCCGGCATCCTCACGGACGACGAGGCCATGCGCGTCGTGCGCACCCGCGGCGATGCGATGGCGGAGGCCGCCGCGATCACGAGCACGGGCATGAGCGCCGTCGTGGGCGGCGACCAGGACGCCGTCCTCGCGCGCCTCGCCGAGCTCGACCTCGAGCCCGCCAACTTCAACGGCGGCGGCCAGATCGTCGTCGCCGGCGCCCCCGACGCCCTCGTTGCCCTGCAGGCCGAGCCCCTCCGCGGCACGCGCGTCATCCCGCTCCAGGTCGCCGGTGCCTTCCACACGCACCACATGGCTCCCGCGGTCGACGCCCTGCGCGCCGCCGTCGCGCCGCTCGCGCCCCGCGATCCGCGCTTCCCCGTCTGGACCAACCGGGACGGGAGCCGCGTCGAGTCCGGTGCCGCGTACCTCGACCTCATTGTGGGCCAGGTCGCGAGCCCGGTGCGCTGGGACCTCTGCATGGAGTCCTTCGCCGCCGCAGGCGTCACCGGCCTCATCGAGGTCGCTCCCGCCGGAGCGCTGACCGGCCTCGCCAAGCGCGGCCTCAAGGGCCTCCCGACGCTCGCGCTCTCCACGCCCGACGACCTCCCGGCGGCCATCGACATGCTCGACGCGCACGCCTGA
- a CDS encoding DUF1684 domain-containing protein: MTDPAPAAPAPTDPAEVLAVYRARREQMVVLPQGNLALVNTQWISADAAPQPVYGIPGAWSPLAPGASGLRVQATAADGLHVDGVLVDGEAVVRGRDDPQPSSVVASDTVSAFVIASEEGAYALRVWDAQSDAIRDFGGIDAFPYSEEWVVKADFTPIEGGRAMGFEHLKDDGATKDKIVPGEITFTKDGVDYSLAAFREGRALLLVFSDATSGESTYGVGRFLMVAPSPDGTITLDFNRAYLPPCAFSYNFNCPMPPKQNRFAVPIEAGEKNVLAKDGGLLH; encoded by the coding sequence ATGACCGATCCCGCCCCCGCCGCCCCCGCTCCCACCGACCCGGCGGAGGTGCTCGCCGTCTACCGCGCCCGTCGCGAGCAGATGGTGGTCCTGCCGCAGGGCAACCTGGCCCTCGTCAACACGCAGTGGATCTCCGCGGACGCCGCTCCGCAGCCCGTCTACGGGATCCCCGGTGCGTGGTCGCCCCTGGCACCCGGCGCCTCCGGCCTCCGGGTCCAGGCGACCGCGGCGGACGGACTCCACGTCGACGGCGTCCTCGTCGACGGCGAGGCGGTCGTCCGCGGACGCGACGACCCGCAGCCCTCGTCCGTCGTCGCCAGCGACACGGTGTCGGCGTTCGTCATCGCCAGCGAGGAGGGCGCGTACGCGCTCCGCGTCTGGGACGCGCAGTCCGACGCGATCCGCGACTTCGGCGGCATCGACGCGTTCCCGTACTCCGAGGAGTGGGTCGTGAAGGCGGACTTCACGCCCATCGAGGGCGGCCGGGCGATGGGCTTCGAGCACCTCAAGGACGACGGCGCGACCAAGGACAAGATCGTGCCCGGCGAGATCACCTTCACCAAGGACGGCGTCGACTACTCGCTGGCCGCCTTCCGCGAGGGCCGCGCGCTCCTGCTGGTCTTCTCGGACGCGACGAGCGGCGAGTCCACGTACGGCGTCGGCCGCTTCCTCATGGTCGCACCGTCACCGGACGGGACGATCACGCTGGACTTCAACCGCGCATATCTGCCCCCGTGCGCGTTCAGCTACAACTTCAACTGCCCGATGCCGCCGAAGCAGAACCGCTTCGCCGTCCCCATCGAGGCGGGGGAGAAGAACGTGCTCGCCAAGGACGGCGGCCTGCTGCACTAG
- a CDS encoding DUF3145 domain-containing protein, whose protein sequence is MEAPVANSRPARGVLYVHSSPRALCPHVEWAAGRALGHAVNFTWDPQPVLKGAMRAEYYWEGPEGSGAAIASGLRGWEHLRYEVTEDAGPGRDGGRWMHTPDLGVFFAQTDTAGNTVIPEDRIRYALDVAGSNTLELHRELRLAMGQAWDDELEAFRHASDFSPVVWLHKVG, encoded by the coding sequence ATGGAAGCACCCGTCGCCAACTCAAGACCGGCTCGAGGAGTGCTCTACGTGCACTCCTCTCCTCGCGCGCTCTGCCCCCATGTCGAATGGGCCGCCGGTCGTGCGCTGGGTCATGCCGTGAACTTCACGTGGGATCCGCAGCCCGTGCTCAAGGGCGCCATGCGCGCCGAATACTACTGGGAGGGTCCGGAGGGGTCTGGCGCCGCCATCGCCAGCGGCCTCCGCGGCTGGGAGCACCTGCGCTACGAGGTCACCGAGGACGCCGGCCCCGGCCGTGACGGCGGTCGCTGGATGCACACGCCCGACCTCGGCGTGTTCTTCGCGCAGACCGACACGGCCGGCAACACCGTGATCCCCGAGGACCGCATCCGCTACGCCCTCGACGTCGCCGGCTCCAACACGCTCGAGCTCCACCGGGAGCTCCGCCTCGCCATGGGCCAGGCCTGGGACGACGAGCTGGAGGCCTTCCGCCACGCGAGCGACTTCAGCCCGGTCGTCTGGCTGCACAAGGTCGGCTGA
- a CDS encoding beta-ketoacyl-ACP synthase III has protein sequence MTDQPRPTILTAPVVERFTRIWGLGAARGELDVPNDDLVGPIDSSDEWIRQRTGIITRKRAGADVDAVDLATTASLEAIAKAGIRPEQIGIVLVSTVSNTVQTPSMAALLADRIGANPAPAYDISAACAGYTYGIAQADSFIRSGLAEYVLVVGAEKLSDIVDPTDRSISFLLGDGAGAAIVGPSDTPGISPTVWGSDGSNWDAVGMTGTLKSMRDGSAWPTLRQDGQKVFRWAVWEMVKVAKEALDRAGIAPEQLAAFIPHQANMRIVDEFAKQLGLPESVAIARDIATTGNTSAASIPLATHRLLEEDPSLSGGLALQIGFGAGLVFGAQVVVLP, from the coding sequence ATGACCGACCAGCCCCGCCCCACCATCCTGACCGCGCCCGTGGTCGAGCGCTTCACCCGCATCTGGGGCCTCGGCGCCGCGCGCGGCGAGCTCGACGTCCCGAACGACGACCTCGTCGGCCCGATCGACTCCTCCGACGAGTGGATCCGCCAGCGCACCGGCATCATCACGCGCAAGCGCGCCGGCGCCGACGTCGACGCGGTGGACCTCGCGACCACGGCCTCGCTCGAGGCCATCGCGAAGGCGGGCATCCGGCCGGAGCAGATCGGCATCGTCCTCGTCAGCACCGTGAGCAACACCGTCCAGACGCCGTCGATGGCGGCGCTCCTGGCGGACCGCATCGGCGCGAACCCGGCGCCCGCCTACGACATCTCGGCCGCGTGCGCGGGGTACACCTACGGCATCGCCCAGGCCGACTCCTTCATCCGGTCGGGCCTCGCGGAGTACGTCCTCGTGGTCGGCGCGGAGAAGCTGTCCGACATCGTCGACCCGACCGACCGCTCCATCTCGTTCCTCCTCGGCGACGGCGCCGGCGCCGCGATCGTCGGCCCGAGCGACACCCCCGGCATCTCTCCCACGGTGTGGGGATCGGACGGCTCGAACTGGGACGCCGTCGGCATGACCGGCACCCTGAAGAGCATGCGCGACGGATCCGCGTGGCCGACGCTCCGCCAGGACGGCCAGAAGGTCTTCCGCTGGGCGGTGTGGGAGATGGTCAAGGTCGCCAAGGAGGCACTCGACCGCGCCGGCATCGCCCCGGAGCAGCTCGCCGCCTTCATCCCGCACCAGGCCAACATGCGCATCGTCGACGAGTTCGCGAAGCAGCTCGGCCTCCCCGAGTCCGTCGCCATCGCGCGCGACATCGCCACCACCGGCAACACCTCCGCCGCGTCCATCCCGCTCGCCACCCACCGCCTGCTCGAGGAGGACCCGTCGCTCTCCGGCGGCCTCGCCCTGCAGATCGGGTTCGGCGCGGGACTCGTCTTCGGCGCGCAGGTCGTCGTCCTGCCCTGA